The following are encoded together in the Pelodiscus sinensis isolate JC-2024 unplaced genomic scaffold, ASM4963464v1 ctg36, whole genome shotgun sequence genome:
- the LOC142825153 gene encoding uncharacterized protein LOC142825153, translating to MGCTSVVPGCSHSLKGQAHPHSHLLQTRSQSTRRPCCSMSQPQEHPGPSSEPSGDPAKGSKRRAPSWSGAEIKSLLELWGEEEALQALKSRRRNAEIYGRMAEALAQKGHYPRTQDQVRSKVKELRQGYAKAREESSRSGAAPDYCPYYPELDQILGGSAEARTPRRFVQSGLADPVVDAPEQDPEQSGDGDMVPEEEDSEETATLTLEPVTQTSEASQASSGAGEEAAAGPAVEEGRSTPAPPPSPSPPRRHGSRRHRRVYADILRQHVEAVQEQNAILLQRAEAEEWWRDRLMNELVLQRTVLYATLREVSGLPAAVPGPAPPAPHDPTPPNPPSTTAALSPLGPPSPPAPPAPQPLSPPGPPLPQASTSQEPPSSQPTDRCITRSRSRGATQTRGPARKGKSAKPRST from the exons atgggttgcacgtctgtggttcctggctgcagccattccttaaagggacaggcgcaccctcacagccacttgttgcagacaaggagccagagcacacggcgaccttgctgcagcatgtcacagccccaagagcatcctggcccttcctccgagccttctggggacccagccaagggctccaagcgccgggcaccatcctggtccggcgcagagatcaagagcctgctggagctgtggggagaggaggaggccttacaggccctcaaaagccggcggcgaaatgccgaaatttatggccgcatggctgaagccctggcccagaagggccactacccccgcacccaggaccaggtgcgctccaaagtgaaggagctgcggcagggctacgccaaagccagggaggagagctcccgttctggggcagcccccgactactgcccctactacccagagctggaccagatcctgggtggcagtgcagaagcacgcacaccacggcggttcgtccagtctggattggcagaccccgtggtggacgctcccgagcaggacccagagcagtctggagacggggacatggtgccagaggaggaggacagcgaggagacggcgaccctcaccctggagccagtcacccagacctctgaggcctcccaggcgtcatctggcgcgggagaggaagcagcag ccggaccagccgtggaagagggccgcagcaccccagccccacctccatctccatctccacctcggagacatgggagccgcagacacaggcgtgtctacgccgacatcctccggcagcacgtcgaggctgtgcaggagcagaacgccatcctgctacagagggcggaggcagaggagtggtggcgtgatcggctcatgaatgagctggtcctgcagcgcacggtgctgtacgccaccctgagggaggtcagcggcttgcctgctgctgtgcctggtcctgctcctccagcaccccatgaccccaccccaccaaaccccccttccacaacagcagccctttccccccttggacctccctctcccccagcccccccagctccccagcccctctctccccctggccctcctctcccccaggcttccacatcccaagagccccccagcagccagccaaccgacaggtgcatcacccgatcccgtagccggggagcaacccaaacacgaggcccagccaggaaagggaaatctgccaagccccgttcaacctga